From the Actinomycetota bacterium genome, the window TCCGCACGGGGCATGACGACTCGAAGTTCGGCTTCGGGATCCGCTTCGGTCACGACCGCGTCGCGATCGAGCACGCCCTGCGTCTCGAGCACGTCGACGTGGTCGGCGTCCACGCCCACATCGGTTCGCAGATCTTCGGCGGTGACCCCTTCGCAGCCAACGCCGAAGTGCTGGTCGGGGTGCTGGCGCGCTGGCGCGACGAGCTCGGGCTCGACATCACCGAGATGAACCTCGGCGGGGGTATGGGCATCCGCTACACCCACGAGGACCCTCCGGTCGACGTCGGGCGGATGGCGCGGACCGTCACCGAGGCGCTCGACGCGGCGTGCGACGGGCACGGCCTGCCACGGCCGCGGCTGTGGGTGGAACCGGGGCGGGCCATCGTGGGTCCCGCCGCCGTCACCGTCTACCAGGTCGGAACGATCAAGCAGCTGCCGGGTGTGCGGACCTACGTGAGCGTCGACGGCGGCATGAGCGACAACATCCGTCCGGCGCTGTACCGCGCCGACCACGACGTCGAGCTCGTCAACCGCCGCGGCAGCGACGACGCCGCTGCGTTCACGGTGGTGGGCAAGCACTGCGAATCGGGCGACCTGGTGCGCGAACGCGCGTCGCTCCCCGTCGACGTGCGGATCGGTGACCTGCTCGCCGTCGCCGCGACCGGGGCGTACACGGAGTCGATGGCGTCGAACTACAACCGGCTGCCACGCCCCGCGGCGGTGCTGGTCCGCGACGGCCAGGTCCGTCCCCTCCTGAGGCGCGAGACCTACGACGACCTGGTCGCCCGGGACGTCGCGCTGCGCTGAGGTTCCAACGGCGACATCCGCACGTGCCGGGCAGGCAGCAGAAGGGCGCTCGGTAGGCTCGAGCGCAACGCGAAGGAGTCCCCATGCGTCGCGTGATCCGCATCGGCCTGCTGGGATGCGGCGTGGTCGGCGCCGGGGTCGCGCGGATCCTGGACGAGCACCGCGACGACATCGCGGCCCGGACGGGCGCCAGGCTCGAGATCACGCGGGTCGCCGTCCGTGACCCCGCGCGCCACCGTGACGTGCCGCTCCCAGCCGAGGTGTTCACCGAC encodes:
- the lysA gene encoding diaminopimelate decarboxylase, which encodes MTDDPLARGRPAQRPLGPWPCTAQRGDDGVLHIGGVSVVDLARDHGTPLWVVDEADVRARCRQYRRAFAGAEVAYASKAWCTVGILQLVADEGLWIDVVSGGELHTARVAQIPMRRVVFHGNNKSLAELRLAAELDVGRVAVDSIVELDRLEALGRELDHTFTCWLRITPGIDAHTHDYVRTGHDDSKFGFGIRFGHDRVAIEHALRLEHVDVVGVHAHIGSQIFGGDPFAANAEVLVGVLARWRDELGLDITEMNLGGGMGIRYTHEDPPVDVGRMARTVTEALDAACDGHGLPRPRLWVEPGRAIVGPAAVTVYQVGTIKQLPGVRTYVSVDGGMSDNIRPALYRADHDVELVNRRGSDDAAAFTVVGKHCESGDLVRERASLPVDVRIGDLLAVAATGAYTESMASNYNRLPRPAAVLVRDGQVRPLLRRETYDDLVARDVALR